The DNA segment GAGGACGAGCAGGGCGAAGGCCATGGTCGCACCGCGCCGGAGGGCACCGTGGTCGCCGATGCCCCGGGCGCGGCGCGACAGGGCCATGGCCCGCCAGTCCTCGACGAAGAGCCCGACCAGTCGGGTCGCTGCGAGCGCGCCCAGCACGAACCTGGCGGGCAGCCGCCAGATCTGCGCCAGTCCGTCCGCGAGATCGGTCGGGTCGACCCGCATGAACAGCAGCGCCGCGGGGATGCCGATCGCGAGCACGCGAAGCGTGACGGCGACCGCGAGCTCGATCGAGCCGTCGGTGATCTTCGCGACCCAGAACTCCCAGTAGACCGTGCCCGACGGCTTGCCGTAGAGCAGCATGCTCAGGCCCGCCAGGGGCGCCGCGATCAGGATCGGCCAGGTGCGGCGGAGCAGCAGGCGCGGCGTCACCCCCGCGATGGCGAACAGCACGAGCTGGATTCCGGCCGCGATCGCGGCGCTGACCC comes from the Agromyces marinus genome and includes:
- a CDS encoding energy-coupling factor transporter transmembrane component T family protein → MTAVDVEPAVPRVRLRYIDDVNPAMRLAAAMALTTPLIITVDWVSAAIAAGIQLVLFAIAGVTPRLLLRRTWPILIAAPLAGLSMLLYGKPSGTVYWEFWVAKITDGSIELAVAVTLRVLAIGIPAALLFMRVDPTDLADGLAQIWRLPARFVLGALAATRLVGLFVEDWRAMALSRRARGIGDHGALRRGATMAFALLVLAIRRGSKLATAMEARGFGSETTRTWARVSTVGPRDVLLIVLAVLIAAVSLAGAVWAGTFHPVWS